In the genome of Xanthocytophaga agilis, one region contains:
- the mnmE gene encoding tRNA uridine-5-carboxymethylaminomethyl(34) synthesis GTPase MnmE: MRTDTIVALSTAPGISAIAVIRLSGKEAITITNSLFKGKDLSQQPSHTIHYGSLQENGEILDEVLISVFKEPTSFTKENIVEISCHGSEFIIQKIIKALIRNGARLAEAGEFTKRAFINGQFDLTQAEAIADLIHSDSEASHHAALNQMRGGFSKKIAALREQLIHFASLIELELDFGEEDVEFANRDDLQKLLQELLATITKLTDSFQMGNVIKNGVPTVIAGKPNAGKSTLLNALLNEEKAIVSDIPGTTRDFIEDEIHIEGIRFRFIDTAGLRNTTDTVEAIGVQRTKEKLKQASIIIYLFDVSQTTQIDLEEELTEINDLSIPYLLVGNKADQKHSTFTLPVHYISATTGEGIEELKQLLTRSIHTKAYKASDTIVTNLRHYQNLKLAQDSLSQALSSLSQGITGDLLAMDIRQALFYLGQITGEITTDDLLSNIFSKFCIGK, from the coding sequence ATGCGTACAGATACAATAGTAGCTTTATCAACAGCTCCCGGTATTTCTGCCATTGCAGTTATTCGTTTATCAGGGAAAGAAGCTATCACCATTACAAATTCACTATTTAAAGGGAAAGATCTTAGTCAACAACCTTCACACACAATCCATTATGGATCATTACAAGAAAATGGTGAAATTCTGGATGAAGTTCTGATATCAGTTTTCAAGGAACCGACATCCTTTACGAAAGAAAATATCGTCGAAATTTCCTGTCATGGTTCAGAATTTATCATTCAAAAAATCATTAAAGCACTTATAAGAAACGGAGCCAGATTAGCAGAAGCGGGGGAGTTTACTAAAAGAGCATTCATAAACGGTCAATTTGATTTAACGCAAGCAGAAGCAATCGCAGACCTTATTCATTCCGACTCAGAAGCCTCACATCATGCAGCATTAAATCAAATGCGAGGAGGTTTCTCAAAAAAAATAGCAGCGTTAAGAGAACAATTAATACACTTTGCCTCTCTAATTGAACTAGAATTAGACTTTGGTGAAGAAGATGTAGAATTTGCCAATAGAGACGATTTACAGAAGCTATTACAGGAGTTATTAGCAACAATAACTAAGCTTACCGATTCTTTTCAAATGGGTAATGTAATAAAGAATGGAGTCCCTACTGTTATAGCAGGAAAACCGAATGCAGGTAAATCAACCCTCCTAAATGCATTATTGAATGAGGAGAAAGCAATAGTTTCTGATATTCCAGGAACAACACGAGACTTTATAGAAGATGAAATACACATTGAAGGAATACGGTTCAGATTCATTGATACCGCAGGTTTACGTAACACGACAGATACAGTGGAAGCTATTGGAGTCCAAAGAACAAAGGAAAAGCTCAAGCAAGCCTCTATTATCATCTATTTATTTGATGTATCACAAACAACACAAATCGATTTAGAAGAGGAACTAACAGAGATAAACGATTTATCTATTCCATATTTGCTTGTAGGTAATAAAGCAGATCAGAAGCATAGTACGTTTACACTGCCAGTCCATTACATATCTGCAACTACAGGAGAGGGAATCGAAGAACTAAAACAACTTCTTACCAGGAGTATTCATACAAAAGCCTATAAAGCTTCAGATACTATTGTTACGAATCTACGCCATTACCAAAACCTTAAGCTTGCACAGGATTCTCTTTCACAAGCATTGTCAAGTCTCTCACAAGGGATTACAGGGGACTTGCTGGCAATGGATATCCGACAAGCTTTATTCTATTTAGGTCAGATAACAGGCGAGATTACAACTGATGATCTACTTTCCAATATATTTTCTAAGTTCTGTATTGGAAAGTAA